A genomic stretch from Chloroflexaceae bacterium includes:
- a CDS encoding nucleotide sugar dehydrogenase yields MIDYRQQLLTKIADREARIAVIGMGYVGLPLAVVFAEAGFRVVGVDVDRRKVEALNAGHSYIEDIPSERLRPLASEGLLVATTDFAALRECDAVSICVPTPLNKTGDPDISYIADAAESIATRLRPGILIVLESTTYPGTTTEVLLPRLSQNDPGLKVGESFFLCFSPERVDPGRKDWTTANTPKVMGGVTPACLEVGQALYGAAIAAIVPVSSPEAAEMVKLLENTFRAVNIGLVNEVLLMCDKLGLDAWEVIEAAATKPFGFMKFTPGPGLGGHCIPIDPLYLSWKLRTLNYTARFIELASEINTAMPRYWVQKVQDALNDAGKAVKGSRVLVLGVAYKKDVSDIRESPALDIIHLLAEKGAQVSYHDPYVPSFSYDGVSLSAVKDLETALQYADCVVVATDHSSYDWAVVRETARLVVDTRRALGPVLAKREVA; encoded by the coding sequence ATGATTGATTATCGCCAACAGTTGCTCACAAAGATCGCCGATCGGGAGGCGCGGATCGCCGTGATTGGCATGGGCTACGTCGGCCTGCCGCTGGCCGTGGTTTTCGCCGAGGCCGGCTTCCGGGTGGTAGGCGTTGACGTTGACCGGCGCAAGGTTGAGGCGCTCAACGCCGGCCATTCGTATATCGAGGACATTCCCAGCGAGCGGCTGCGCCCGCTGGCTTCCGAAGGGCTGCTGGTCGCCACTACCGACTTCGCCGCGCTGCGCGAGTGCGACGCGGTGAGCATCTGCGTGCCCACGCCCCTGAACAAGACCGGCGACCCCGACATCTCCTACATCGCCGATGCCGCCGAGTCGATCGCCACCCGCCTGCGCCCCGGCATACTCATCGTGCTCGAAAGCACCACCTACCCGGGCACCACCACCGAGGTGCTGCTGCCGCGCCTCAGCCAGAACGATCCGGGGCTCAAGGTCGGCGAGAGCTTCTTCCTCTGCTTCTCGCCCGAGCGGGTTGACCCGGGGCGCAAGGACTGGACCACGGCCAACACCCCCAAGGTGATGGGCGGCGTAACCCCGGCCTGCCTGGAAGTCGGGCAGGCGCTCTACGGCGCGGCGATCGCCGCCATCGTCCCGGTTTCGTCGCCCGAGGCGGCCGAGATGGTCAAGCTACTGGAAAACACCTTCCGCGCGGTCAACATCGGCCTGGTCAACGAAGTGCTGCTGATGTGCGACAAGCTAGGCCTGGACGCCTGGGAAGTCATCGAGGCCGCGGCGACCAAGCCCTTCGGCTTCATGAAGTTCACGCCGGGGCCGGGACTGGGCGGGCACTGCATCCCGATCGACCCGCTTTACCTCTCATGGAAGCTGCGCACCCTCAACTACACCGCGCGCTTCATCGAACTGGCCAGCGAGATCAACACCGCCATGCCGCGCTACTGGGTGCAGAAGGTGCAGGACGCCCTGAACGACGCCGGGAAGGCGGTGAAGGGCAGCCGGGTGCTGGTGCTGGGGGTGGCCTACAAGAAAGACGTCAGCGACATCCGCGAGTCCCCGGCGCTGGACATCATCCACCTCCTGGCCGAAAAGGGCGCGCAGGTGAGCTACCACGACCCCTATGTGCCGAGCTTCAGCTACGACGGCGTGTCGCTGAGCGCGGTGAAGGACCTGGAGACCGCGCTGCAGTACGCCGACTGCGTGGTCGTGGCCACCGACCACTCGTCCTACGACTGGGCCGTGGTGCGAGAAACGGCGCGTCTGGTGGTGGATACGCGGCGCGCGCTCGGCCCCGTCCTGGCGAAGCGCGAGGTGGCGTAG
- a CDS encoding biotin/lipoyl-binding protein → MRRLVRPVLVIVAVALIALAAYLLGGQAAIGTPPVTVGPAPTATAVPVSSRPPSVAQAAAPNQLVVEGLVAPVQSVQLSAPLAGIPVVEVLVREGDTVNVGDPLLRLDSRDLDLEVAEARAALSRVQAEYDRLAAGSSPAQIAEAEAQVAEARARQAQIAGQVTPADIEAARAAVEQARARLRQLEAGPRDAEVRKARAEVERARANLEQQRATLSARKEEARRLMEERANDLRNAQVTYSAAYAERQRNSGDDAQGQAAAEALARAELVMANAESALERAKVEYEARRQDEIAGLAAAEASVAAAQANLDLLLAGPQSAELASARAALVEAEARLARLTGGERAGALAAAGAGVAQAQARLQDLLTAPSTLALARAAVVESQVRLQQAELRLAQATLSAPIAGTVVAVKVVPGETPGGRDPVIVLADLSAWRVEVRALTDLEIVRVREGDQVSITSFALPDLALTGRVERIQFLSRSEQGQTHYTAVIAPDTWDDRLRWGMTVQVTFGA, encoded by the coding sequence ATGCGCCGCCTTGTTCGACCCGTTCTGGTGATTGTCGCCGTCGCCCTGATCGCCCTGGCGGCCTATCTCCTTGGCGGCCAGGCCGCGATCGGGACGCCGCCCGTCACCGTGGGGCCGGCGCCCACGGCGACCGCCGTGCCCGTTTCTTCGCGCCCCCCCTCAGTCGCGCAGGCCGCCGCGCCAAACCAACTGGTGGTTGAGGGGCTGGTGGCCCCGGTGCAGAGTGTGCAGTTGAGTGCGCCCCTCGCGGGCATTCCGGTCGTGGAGGTGCTGGTGCGCGAGGGCGACACGGTGAATGTTGGCGACCCCCTGCTGCGCCTGGACTCCCGCGACCTCGATCTGGAGGTGGCAGAGGCGCGAGCCGCCCTGAGCCGTGTCCAGGCCGAGTACGACCGTCTGGCCGCCGGCTCCAGCCCGGCCCAGATCGCCGAGGCCGAGGCCCAGGTGGCCGAGGCGCGCGCCCGTCAGGCCCAGATCGCCGGTCAGGTGACCCCCGCCGACATCGAGGCCGCCCGCGCCGCCGTCGAGCAGGCCAGGGCGCGGCTGCGACAGTTGGAGGCCGGCCCCCGTGACGCCGAGGTACGCAAGGCGCGGGCCGAGGTTGAGCGGGCGCGAGCGAACCTGGAGCAGCAACGGGCCACGCTCTCGGCGCGCAAGGAGGAAGCGCGTCGCCTGATGGAAGAGCGCGCCAACGACCTGCGAAATGCTCAGGTAACCTACAGCGCGGCGTATGCCGAGCGCCAACGCAACAGCGGCGACGATGCGCAGGGTCAGGCAGCCGCCGAGGCCCTGGCGCGGGCCGAGCTGGTCATGGCCAATGCCGAGTCGGCCCTTGAGCGGGCCAAAGTCGAGTATGAAGCCCGGCGCCAGGACGAAATCGCCGGCCTGGCCGCCGCCGAGGCGTCCGTGGCCGCGGCTCAGGCCAACCTCGACCTGCTCCTGGCAGGACCCCAGTCGGCCGAACTGGCCAGCGCCCGCGCGGCCCTCGTCGAGGCTGAAGCGCGCCTGGCGCGCCTGACTGGCGGCGAGCGAGCGGGTGCGCTCGCCGCGGCGGGCGCCGGGGTGGCGCAGGCCCAGGCCCGTCTGCAGGATTTGCTGACCGCGCCCAGCACTCTGGCCCTGGCCCGGGCGGCGGTGGTGGAGAGCCAGGTTCGGCTGCAACAGGCCGAATTGCGCCTGGCCCAGGCCACCCTTAGCGCGCCCATCGCCGGCACGGTCGTGGCGGTAAAGGTGGTGCCCGGTGAAACGCCCGGCGGCCGTGACCCCGTGATTGTGCTGGCCGACCTTTCCGCCTGGCGCGTGGAGGTCCGCGCTCTTACCGACCTCGAAATTGTGCGCGTGCGTGAGGGTGACCAGGTTTCGATCACCTCCTTTGCCCTCCCCGACCTCGCGTTGACGGGCCGTGTCGAGCGCATCCAGTTCCTCAGCCGCAGCGAGCAGGGCCAGACCCACTACACCGCAGTGATCGCTCCTGACACCTGGGACGATCGCCTGCGCTGGGGAATGACCGTGCAGGTCACCTTCGGGGCCTGA
- a CDS encoding polysaccharide biosynthesis tyrosine autokinase produces the protein MAQYIQIAKRWWWLVVIMGALGAATGYVIAQRQPRVYEARTTLLVAAGAPSPEVAERLIPDSRSSLVKTYRELLLKRPVLEQVIAELGLETIPEELAERMAIKDVRDTQIIVLSARDSDPQRAAAIANATVAAFNRQAGTLLANPYATGRGGLNVVEPASPPIRAISSGPLRMIAIVTLVALLLAGALVFAIEFFDTRVRSEIDIAQLTGLPTIIAMGFLEGRKPHQRLVTRTRPASHSAEVYRMLRLVLESDPAARPIRTLIVTSPDAGEGKSLTAANLAIALAQTGLRVILVDANLRRPMIHQLFEQQNDRGLTTVMRPDGVGDPYLQTVESGVENLRLLLSGPKPQLGLLSAARLLTPGRLLTLTRALQPHADVLVFDSPPVLEVIETALLARSCDGSLLVVEAGRTQADKLLRARQALARTKVDLLGVVLNQAERPAVGMLGAPEPQQTLLRAPAAPGYGPALPYSPLDGAKPLPVLGEAGPPARLGPPGAPERWR, from the coding sequence ATGGCCCAGTACATTCAGATCGCAAAGCGCTGGTGGTGGCTCGTCGTGATTATGGGCGCGCTCGGCGCCGCCACCGGCTATGTAATCGCCCAGCGCCAGCCGCGCGTGTACGAGGCGCGGACGACGCTGCTCGTCGCAGCGGGAGCGCCAAGCCCCGAGGTCGCCGAGCGTCTCATCCCCGATAGTCGCAGCTCACTGGTAAAGACCTACCGCGAGTTGCTGCTCAAGCGCCCCGTGCTCGAGCAGGTGATCGCCGAGCTTGGGCTGGAAACCATTCCCGAGGAACTGGCCGAGCGGATGGCGATCAAAGACGTGCGCGACACGCAGATCATCGTTTTAAGCGCGCGCGACAGCGACCCCCAGCGGGCCGCGGCAATCGCCAACGCGACAGTGGCGGCTTTCAATCGGCAGGCCGGAACGCTGCTGGCTAACCCCTACGCGACCGGACGCGGCGGGCTGAACGTCGTCGAGCCGGCCTCCCCGCCGATTAGAGCGATCAGCTCAGGGCCGCTGCGCATGATCGCTATCGTGACCCTGGTCGCTCTGCTGCTCGCTGGCGCGCTTGTTTTTGCGATTGAGTTCTTCGATACGCGGGTGCGCTCCGAAATTGACATCGCCCAGCTCACGGGGCTGCCGACCATCATCGCGATGGGCTTCCTGGAGGGTCGCAAACCGCACCAGCGCCTGGTGACCCGCACCCGGCCCGCCTCGCACAGCGCCGAAGTCTACCGTATGCTGCGCCTGGTCCTGGAGAGCGACCCCGCCGCGCGCCCGATCCGCACCCTGATCGTCACCAGCCCTGACGCGGGTGAGGGTAAGAGCCTGACGGCGGCGAACCTGGCGATTGCCCTGGCGCAGACCGGGCTGCGGGTGATCCTGGTTGATGCCAATCTGCGCCGTCCTATGATCCACCAGTTGTTCGAGCAGCAGAATGACCGTGGGTTGACCACGGTGATGCGCCCCGACGGCGTCGGCGATCCCTACTTGCAGACGGTGGAGAGTGGCGTGGAGAACCTGCGGCTGCTGCTGAGCGGGCCGAAGCCCCAGCTCGGGCTGCTCAGCGCCGCGCGACTGTTGACCCCCGGCCGGTTGCTGACGCTGACCAGGGCCCTCCAACCGCACGCCGACGTCCTGGTGTTCGACAGCCCGCCCGTACTCGAGGTGATTGAGACGGCCCTGCTGGCCCGCTCGTGTGACGGTTCGCTGCTCGTGGTTGAGGCCGGCCGCACCCAGGCCGACAAGCTGCTGCGGGCGCGCCAGGCCCTGGCCCGCACGAAGGTTGACCTCCTTGGCGTCGTCCTCAACCAGGCCGAGCGCCCGGCGGTGGGGATGCTTGGCGCCCCCGAGCCCCAGCAGACGTTGCTGCGGGCCCCCGCGGCGCCCGGATACGGTCCGGCGCTGCCATATTCGCCGCTTGATGGGGCGAAGCCGCTCCCTGTTCTGGGAGAGGCCGGGCCACCAGCGAGGCTCGGCCCGCCAGGGGCGCCCGAACGCTGGCGTTAG